Proteins from one Fusobacterium periodonticum 1_1_41FAA genomic window:
- a CDS encoding acyl-CoA carboxylase subunit beta → MNYSMPKYFQNMPQVGNSLANIDEANENAVREVEAAIAESIAAMQDAGTPDEKIHDKDQMTALERIAELVDEGTWYPLNTLYNPEDFETGTGIVKGLGRIGGKWAVVVASDNKKIVGAWVPGQADNLLRASDTAKCLGIPLVYVLNCSGVKLDEQEKVYANRRGGGTPFFRNAELQQLGIPVIVGIYGTNPAGGGYHSISPTILIAHKDANMAVGGAGIVGGMNPKGYIDMEGAIQIAEATMAAKQVEVPGTIHVHYDKTGFFREVYDDEIGVIDGIKKYMDYLPAYDLEFFRVDEPTEPALDPNDLYSILPMNQKKIYNIYDIIGRLFDNSEFSEYKKGYGPEVVTGLAKVDGLLVGVVANAQGLLMNYPEYREKAVGIGGKLYRQGLIKMSEFVTLCSRDRLPIVWLQDTSGIDVGNPAEEAELLGLGQSLIYSIENSHVPQIEITLRKGSAAAHYVLGGPQGNNTNAFSLGTAATEVYVMNGETAASAMYSRRLAKDHKAGKDLQPTIDKMNQLINEYTAKSRPAYCAKTGMVDEIVPLYDLRGYISAFANAVYQNPKSICAFHQMILPRAIREFETYTKK, encoded by the coding sequence ATGAATTATTCAATGCCAAAATATTTTCAAAATATGCCACAAGTTGGGAATTCACTAGCTAATATAGATGAAGCTAATGAAAATGCAGTAAGAGAAGTTGAAGCAGCGATTGCTGAAAGTATTGCTGCAATGCAAGATGCAGGAACTCCTGATGAAAAAATTCATGATAAAGATCAAATGACTGCATTAGAAAGAATAGCAGAATTAGTAGATGAAGGAACTTGGTATCCTTTAAATACTCTATATAATCCAGAAGATTTTGAAACTGGAACAGGTATAGTAAAAGGGCTAGGAAGAATTGGAGGAAAATGGGCAGTAGTTGTTGCATCTGATAACAAGAAAATAGTTGGAGCTTGGGTTCCAGGACAAGCAGATAACTTATTAAGAGCATCAGACACAGCTAAATGTTTAGGAATTCCTTTAGTTTATGTGCTAAATTGTAGTGGTGTTAAACTTGATGAACAAGAAAAAGTTTATGCAAATAGAAGAGGAGGAGGAACTCCATTCTTCCGTAATGCAGAATTACAACAATTAGGTATTCCAGTAATAGTTGGAATTTATGGAACAAACCCAGCAGGTGGAGGATACCACAGTATCAGTCCTACAATATTAATAGCTCACAAAGATGCTAACATGGCAGTTGGAGGAGCAGGAATTGTTGGAGGAATGAATCCTAAAGGATATATTGACATGGAAGGAGCTATTCAAATAGCTGAAGCTACAATGGCAGCTAAACAAGTTGAAGTTCCAGGAACTATCCATGTTCACTATGACAAAACAGGTTTCTTCAGAGAAGTTTATGATGATGAAATTGGAGTTATAGATGGTATTAAAAAATATATGGATTACTTACCAGCTTATGACTTAGAATTCTTCAGAGTCGATGAACCAACTGAACCAGCTTTAGATCCAAATGATTTATATTCAATACTTCCAATGAATCAAAAGAAAATCTATAATATCTATGATATAATAGGACGTTTATTTGATAACAGTGAATTTTCTGAATATAAAAAAGGATATGGACCAGAAGTTGTAACAGGACTTGCAAAAGTTGATGGATTATTAGTAGGAGTTGTTGCAAATGCACAAGGACTTTTAATGAACTATCCTGAATACAGAGAAAAAGCAGTTGGTATTGGTGGAAAACTATATCGTCAAGGACTTATCAAAATGAGTGAATTCGTGACTCTTTGCTCAAGAGATAGATTACCAATAGTTTGGTTACAAGATACAAGTGGAATAGATGTAGGAAACCCTGCTGAAGAAGCAGAATTATTAGGATTAGGACAATCTCTAATCTACTCTATAGAAAACTCACATGTACCTCAAATAGAAATTACTTTAAGAAAAGGTTCAGCTGCAGCTCACTATGTACTAGGTGGACCACAAGGTAATAACACAAATGCTTTCTCTTTAGGAACAGCTGCTACTGAAGTATATGTAATGAATGGTGAAACAGCAGCTTCTGCAATGTATTCAAGAAGACTTGCTAAAGATCACAAAGCTGGAAAAGATTTACAACCTACAATTGATAAAATGAATCAATTGATAAATGAATACACAGCTAAATCAAGACCAGCATATTGTGCTAAAACAGGTATGGTTGATGAAATAGTACCATTATACGATTTAAGAGGATATATCTCTGCGTTTGCTAATGCAGTATATCAAAATCCTAAATCAATTTGTGCTTTCCATCAAATGATTTTACCTAGAGCTATAAGAGAATTTGAAACTTATACAAAAAAATAA
- a CDS encoding acyl-CoA dehydratase activase — protein sequence MSIFTMGIDVGSTASKCIILKDGKEIVAKAVISVGTGTSGPARAMKEALDQIGLSSVTELQGAVATGYGRNSLAEVPAQMSELSCHAKGAYFLFPNVHSIIDIGGQDSKALKIGDNGMLENFVMNDKCAAGTGRFLDVIAKVLEVNLEDLEKLDEKSTVDVAISSTCTVFAESEVISQLAKGTKIEDIVKGIHTAIASRVGSLAKRIGIKDDVVMTGGVALNKGMVRALERNLGFKLHTNEYCQLNGAIGAALFAYQKYTMTHQ from the coding sequence ATGAGTATATTTACGATGGGAATAGATGTTGGTTCAACAGCATCTAAATGTATAATATTGAAAGATGGTAAAGAAATTGTAGCAAAAGCTGTTATATCAGTAGGTACAGGAACTAGTGGACCAGCTAGAGCCATGAAAGAGGCTTTAGATCAAATTGGTTTAAGTTCTGTAACTGAATTACAAGGAGCTGTTGCAACTGGTTATGGAAGAAACTCTTTAGCAGAAGTTCCAGCTCAAATGTCTGAATTATCTTGCCATGCAAAGGGAGCATATTTTCTATTTCCAAATGTTCACTCAATTATTGATATCGGAGGACAAGATTCAAAAGCATTAAAAATTGGAGACAATGGAATGCTTGAAAACTTTGTTATGAACGACAAATGTGCTGCAGGAACAGGAAGATTCCTAGATGTAATTGCAAAGGTCTTGGAAGTAAATCTAGAGGACCTAGAAAAGTTAGATGAAAAATCAACTGTAGATGTAGCAATAAGTTCAACTTGTACTGTATTTGCAGAATCTGAAGTAATATCACAACTTGCTAAAGGGACAAAAATTGAAGATATAGTAAAAGGTATCCACACTGCTATAGCTAGCCGTGTTGGTAGTTTGGCAAAGAGAATTGGGATTAAAGATGATGTTGTCATGACTGGTGGAGTTGCACTTAATAAAGGTATGGTAAGAGCTTTAGAAAGAAATCTAGGCTTTAAACTTCATACTAATGAATATTGTCAATTAAATGGGGCAATAGGTGCTGCATTGTTTGCTTACCAAAAATATACAATGACACATCAATAA
- a CDS encoding sodium/glutamate symporter codes for MEELKVLKLDMFTTLMLSVLAIYFGEFLRKIFPVLKKYCLPASVVGGTVFALLSLLLFKMGIVQLDFDYKAVNQLFYSIFFAASGAAASMALLKKGGKLVVIFAILAAVLAAFQNAVALAVGKFMNIDPLISMMTGSIPMTGGHGNAASFAPIAVDAGAPAAMEVAIAAATFGLISGCMLGGPFGNFLVKRFKLDEKSTEKEVMNEIDAEGESGNLLVDKPNIIQAVFLMCIAIGIGKIIELALKSVQDSTGWKVALPIHVCCMFAGIVIRLIYDRKQGNHEVLYESIDIVGEFSLALFVSMSIITMKLWQLSGLGLALVALLIAQVILIVIFCYFLTFKLLGKNYDAAVMAVGHMGFGLGAVPVSMTTMQAVCKKYRYSKLAFFVVPVIGGFISNLTNAMIITKFLNFAKDLHAVWIG; via the coding sequence ATGGAAGAATTAAAAGTATTAAAATTAGATATGTTTACAACATTAATGTTGTCAGTATTAGCAATTTACTTTGGTGAATTTTTGAGAAAAATATTTCCAGTTTTAAAAAAATATTGTTTACCAGCATCTGTTGTTGGAGGAACAGTATTTGCATTATTATCACTACTACTATTCAAAATGGGAATAGTTCAATTAGACTTTGACTATAAGGCAGTAAACCAACTATTCTATTCTATATTCTTTGCAGCAAGTGGAGCAGCAGCTAGTATGGCACTTTTGAAAAAAGGTGGAAAACTTGTTGTAATATTTGCAATTTTGGCAGCAGTTTTAGCAGCTTTCCAAAATGCAGTAGCATTAGCAGTTGGTAAGTTTATGAATATAGATCCATTAATTTCAATGATGACTGGAAGCATACCTATGACAGGTGGACATGGGAATGCAGCGTCATTTGCACCAATAGCAGTTGATGCGGGAGCACCAGCAGCTATGGAAGTTGCAATAGCAGCAGCTACATTTGGATTAATTTCAGGTTGTATGCTTGGAGGACCTTTTGGAAACTTCTTAGTAAAAAGATTTAAATTAGATGAAAAATCAACTGAAAAAGAAGTAATGAATGAAATAGATGCTGAAGGAGAATCAGGAAATCTATTAGTTGATAAACCAAATATTATTCAAGCTGTATTTTTAATGTGTATAGCTATAGGAATAGGAAAAATTATAGAACTAGCTTTAAAATCTGTACAAGATAGTACTGGGTGGAAAGTTGCATTACCAATACATGTATGTTGTATGTTTGCAGGAATTGTAATAAGATTAATTTATGACAGAAAACAAGGTAATCATGAAGTTCTATATGAATCAATTGATATAGTTGGAGAATTTTCATTAGCATTATTTGTTTCTATGTCAATTATAACTATGAAATTATGGCAATTATCTGGATTAGGATTAGCACTAGTAGCATTATTAATAGCACAAGTTATATTAATTGTAATATTCTGTTATTTCTTAACATTTAAACTATTAGGAAAGAACTATGATGCAGCAGTTATGGCAGTTGGACATATGGGATTTGGATTAGGAGCTGTTCCAGTATCAATGACTACAATGCAAGCTGTTTGTAAAAAATATAGATATTCTAAGTTAGCATTCTTTGTAGTTCCAGTAATTGGAGGATTTATCAGTAACCTTACAAATGCAATGATTATAACTAAATTTTTAAATTTTGCTAAAGATTTACACGCTGTATGGATAGGATAG
- a CDS encoding biotin/lipoyl-containing protein — MKYVVTVNGKKFEVEVEKVGGAGKSLSRQPAERRETVKSEPVVETKAAVAPAPVEAAPAATTTGGTTITSPMPGTILDVKVNVGDKVKYGQTLAILEAMKMENDIPATGDGEVAEIRVKKGDAVETDAVLIVLK; from the coding sequence ATGAAATACGTAGTAACAGTAAATGGTAAAAAATTTGAGGTTGAAGTTGAAAAAGTTGGAGGAGCAGGAAAATCATTATCTCGTCAACCTGCTGAAAGAAGAGAAACAGTAAAATCAGAACCAGTTGTAGAAACTAAGGCAGCTGTAGCTCCAGCTCCAGTTGAAGCAGCTCCAGCAGCAACTACTACTGGTGGAACTACAATAACAAGTCCAATGCCTGGAACAATTTTAGATGTTAAAGTAAATGTAGGAGATAAAGTTAAATATGGACAAACTCTTGCAATACTAGAAGCAATGAAAATGGAAAATGATATTCCAGCAACAGGAGATGGAGAAGTTGCTGAAATTAGAGTAAAAAAAGGAGACGCAGTAGAAACTGATGCAGTTTTAATAGTGTTAAAATAA
- a CDS encoding 2-hydroxyacyl-CoA dehydratase subunit D — translation MGKMEKLPNKTPRPIEGHKPAAAILRGVVDKVYANAWEAKKRGELVGWSSSKFPIELAKAFDLNVVYPENHAASAAAKKDGLRLCQAAEDMGYDNDICGYARISLAYAAGEPTDARRMPQPDFLLCCNNICNMMTKWYENIARMHNIPLIMIDIPFSNTVDVPEEKIDYLVGQFNHAIKQLEELTGKKFDEKKFEDACARANRTAAAWLKSCKYMGYKPSPLSGFDLFNHMADIVAARCDEEAAMGFELLAEEFEQSIKEGTSTWEYPEEHRILFEGIPCWPGLKPLFEPLKDNGVNVTAVVYAPAFGFRYENVREMAAAYCKAPCSVCIETGVEWRETMAKENGISGALVNYNRSCKPWSGAMPEIERRWKEDLGIPVVHFDGDQADERNFSTEQYNTRVQGLVEIMQERKEERLANGEEVYTNFENTKETDWSKETIKH, via the coding sequence ATGGGAAAAATGGAAAAATTACCTAATAAAACACCTAGACCGATAGAAGGGCACAAACCAGCTGCTGCTATCTTAAGAGGTGTGGTTGATAAAGTTTATGCAAATGCATGGGAAGCAAAAAAGAGAGGAGAATTAGTTGGATGGAGTTCATCTAAGTTTCCAATTGAATTAGCTAAAGCTTTTGACTTAAATGTTGTATATCCTGAAAACCATGCTGCATCAGCAGCAGCTAAAAAAGATGGATTAAGACTATGTCAAGCTGCAGAAGATATGGGATATGACAATGATATTTGTGGATATGCTAGAATCAGTTTAGCATATGCTGCAGGAGAACCAACAGATGCAAGAAGAATGCCACAACCAGACTTCTTACTATGTTGTAACAACATCTGTAACATGATGACTAAATGGTATGAAAATATAGCAAGAATGCACAATATTCCATTAATAATGATAGATATACCTTTCTCAAATACAGTAGATGTACCTGAAGAAAAAATTGATTACTTAGTAGGACAATTTAATCATGCTATAAAACAATTAGAAGAATTAACAGGAAAGAAATTTGATGAAAAGAAATTTGAAGATGCTTGTGCAAGAGCTAACAGAACTGCAGCTGCTTGGTTAAAATCTTGTAAATATATGGGATATAAACCATCTCCATTAAGTGGGTTTGACTTATTCAACCATATGGCAGACATTGTTGCAGCAAGATGTGATGAAGAAGCGGCTATGGGATTTGAATTACTAGCAGAAGAATTTGAACAATCTATAAAAGAAGGAACTTCAACTTGGGAATATCCAGAAGAACACAGAATTCTATTTGAAGGAATTCCTTGTTGGCCAGGATTAAAACCATTATTTGAACCTTTAAAAGATAATGGAGTAAACGTTACTGCAGTTGTTTATGCACCAGCATTTGGATTTAGATATGAAAATGTAAGAGAAATGGCAGCAGCTTACTGTAAAGCACCTTGTTCTGTATGTATAGAAACAGGAGTTGAATGGAGAGAAACTATGGCTAAAGAAAATGGTATAAGTGGAGCACTTGTAAACTATAACCGTAGTTGTAAACCTTGGAGTGGTGCAATGCCAGAAATAGAAAGAAGATGGAAAGAAGACTTAGGAATTCCAGTTGTTCACTTTGATGGAGACCAAGCTGATGAAAGAAACTTCTCAACTGAACAATATAATACAAGAGTACAAGGTCTTGTTGAAATAATGCAAGAAAGAAAAGAAGAAAGATTGGCAAATGGAGAAGAAGTTTATACAAACTTTGAAAACACTAAAGAAACTGACTGGTCTAAAGAAACAATAAAACATTAA
- a CDS encoding sodium ion-translocating decarboxylase subunit beta gives MNFFNVLAELLEASGFAALTWQNLAMILVSFVLFYLAIVKKFEPLLLLPISFGMFLVNLPLAGLMNEGGVDKGGIIYFMSYGVKSNLFPCLVFMGVGAMTDFSPLIANPISLLLGAAAQLGIYVAFIFATQIGFTPAEAAAIGIIGGADGPTSIYIANNLAPHLLAPIAVAAYSYMALIPLIQPPIMKALTTKKERAVKMGQLRKVSKTEKIVFPIAVVLFCSLLLPSVAPLLGLLMMGNLFKESGVVQRLSDTAQNAMINIITIMLGLSVGAKADGSTFLDVSTLKIIAMGLAAFCFSTAGGVLLGKLLYIVTGGKINPLIGSAGVSAVPMAARVSQTVGAKENPTNFLLMHAMGPNVAGVIGSAVAAGFFMMIFKGTM, from the coding sequence ATGAATTTTTTTAATGTATTAGCAGAACTATTAGAGGCGTCAGGTTTTGCAGCTCTTACTTGGCAAAATTTAGCTATGATACTTGTATCATTTGTTTTATTTTACCTAGCAATAGTTAAGAAATTTGAACCACTATTATTGCTACCTATATCTTTTGGTATGTTCTTAGTAAACTTACCATTAGCTGGACTTATGAATGAAGGTGGAGTAGATAAAGGTGGTATAATATATTTTATGTCTTATGGAGTAAAAAGTAACCTATTCCCTTGTTTAGTATTTATGGGAGTTGGGGCAATGACAGATTTCTCTCCATTAATAGCAAACCCTATCAGTTTACTATTAGGAGCAGCAGCTCAATTAGGTATATATGTAGCATTTATATTTGCAACTCAAATAGGATTCACTCCAGCTGAAGCTGCAGCAATTGGAATAATTGGTGGAGCAGATGGACCAACATCTATATATATTGCAAATAACTTGGCACCACATTTACTAGCTCCAATAGCAGTTGCAGCTTATTCATATATGGCATTGATACCATTAATTCAACCACCTATTATGAAAGCTCTTACAACTAAAAAAGAAAGAGCAGTAAAAATGGGACAATTAAGAAAAGTTTCTAAAACTGAAAAAATAGTTTTCCCAATAGCAGTTGTTTTATTCTGTTCATTATTATTACCATCAGTTGCTCCATTACTTGGATTATTAATGATGGGTAACTTATTCAAAGAATCAGGAGTTGTTCAAAGATTATCTGATACAGCACAAAATGCTATGATTAATATAATAACAATTATGTTAGGTCTAAGTGTTGGAGCTAAAGCAGATGGTTCAACTTTCCTAGATGTAAGTACATTAAAGATAATAGCAATGGGACTTGCAGCTTTCTGTTTCTCAACAGCAGGAGGAGTTCTTTTAGGAAAACTTCTTTATATAGTAACTGGAGGAAAAATAAATCCACTTATAGGATCAGCAGGAGTTTCTGCAGTTCCTATGGCAGCACGTGTGTCTCAAACAGTTGGTGCTAAAGAAAACCCAACTAACTTCTTATTAATGCACGCAATGGGACCTAATGTTGCAGGAGTTATAGGATCAGCAGTTGCAGCAGGATTCTTTATGATGATATTTAAAGGAACTATGTAA
- the gctB gene encoding glutaconate CoA-transferase subunit B → MAKNYKNYTNKEMQAITIAKEIKDGQIVIVGTGLPLIGATVAKNKFAPNCKLIVESGLMDCSPIEVPRSVGDLRLMGHCAVQWPNVRFIGFETNEYLNGNDRMIAFIGGAQINPYGDLNSTIIGDDYVKPKTRFTGSGGANGIATYSNTVIMMQHEKRRFIEKIDYVTSVGWAGGPGGREKLGLPGNRGPLAVVTDKGILRFDEVTKRMYLAGYYPGVTIEDIVENTGFELDTSRAVQLEAPTEEIIKMIREDIDPGQAFIKVPVEE, encoded by the coding sequence ATGGCAAAGAATTATAAAAATTATACAAATAAAGAAATGCAAGCTATTACTATTGCTAAAGAAATAAAAGATGGGCAAATAGTTATAGTAGGGACAGGATTACCTTTAATAGGAGCAACTGTTGCTAAAAATAAATTCGCCCCTAATTGTAAACTAATAGTTGAAAGTGGATTAATGGATTGTAGTCCAATAGAAGTTCCAAGAAGTGTTGGAGACTTAAGACTTATGGGACACTGTGCTGTTCAATGGCCAAACGTAAGATTCATAGGTTTTGAAACAAATGAATACTTAAATGGTAATGATAGAATGATAGCTTTCATTGGAGGAGCTCAAATAAATCCTTATGGAGATTTAAACTCTACTATCATTGGTGATGATTATGTAAAACCAAAAACAAGATTTACAGGAAGTGGAGGAGCTAATGGTATAGCTACTTACTCAAATACTGTAATCATGATGCAACATGAAAAAAGAAGATTTATTGAAAAAATTGACTATGTAACAAGTGTTGGTTGGGCAGGAGGACCAGGAGGAAGAGAAAAGTTAGGACTTCCTGGTAACAGAGGACCTTTAGCAGTTGTTACAGATAAAGGTATCTTAAGATTTGATGAAGTAACTAAGAGAATGTACTTAGCTGGATACTATCCAGGTGTAACTATAGAAGATATAGTTGAAAATACTGGATTTGAACTTGATACTTCAAGAGCTGTTCAATTAGAAGCTCCAACTGAAGAAATCATCAAAATGATAAGAGAAGATATAGATCCAGGACAAGCATTTATAAAAGTTCCAGTAGAAGAATAA
- a CDS encoding OadG family protein, translating into MWTSDTMTLSESIITFLIGFSIVFAALIALALFIIISSKVINALVKEEEVVAPKPVANVSNNNANTASAKAVAEKDNQEAENLAVIISAISEELREPVENFTIISVTEI; encoded by the coding sequence ATGTGGACATCTGATACTATGACTTTGTCAGAAAGTATTATAACTTTCTTGATAGGATTTTCAATAGTTTTTGCTGCTTTGATAGCATTAGCACTATTCATTATCATATCATCTAAAGTTATAAATGCTCTAGTCAAAGAGGAAGAAGTAGTAGCACCAAAGCCTGTCGCTAATGTTTCAAATAACAATGCAAACACAGCTAGTGCTAAAGCGGTTGCTGAAAAAGACAACCAAGAAGCTGAAAATTTAGCGGTTATAATCTCAGCTATTAGTGAAGAACTGAGAGAACCTGTTGAGAATTTCACTATCATTAGTGTAACAGAAATTTAA
- the gctA gene encoding glutaconate CoA-transferase subunit A has translation MSKVMSLHDAIAKYVESGDSLCFGGFTTNRKPYAAVYEIIRQGQTDFIGYSGPAGGDWDMLIGCGRIKAFINCYIANSGYTNVCRRFRDAVEKKHNLLLEDYSQDVIMLMLHASSLGLPYLPVKLMEGSDLEYKWGISAEIRKTIPKLPDKKLERIPNPFKEGEDVIAVPVPRLDTAIISVQKASINGTCSIEGDEFHDIDIAIAARKVIVIAEEIVTEEEIRKDPSKNSVPEFCVDAVVHAPYGCHPSQLYNYYDYDPAFYKMYDSVTKTDEDFEKFIQEWVIDVKDHDGYLAKLGLPRVSKLRVVPGFQYAAKLVKDGE, from the coding sequence GTGAGCAAGGTAATGTCTTTACACGATGCAATAGCAAAATATGTTGAATCTGGAGATAGTTTATGTTTTGGAGGATTCACAACAAACAGAAAGCCTTATGCGGCTGTTTATGAAATTATTAGACAAGGACAAACTGATTTTATTGGATATTCTGGTCCAGCAGGAGGAGATTGGGATATGTTAATAGGATGTGGAAGAATAAAAGCTTTCATAAACTGTTACATAGCTAACTCAGGATATACAAATGTTTGTAGAAGATTCAGAGATGCAGTAGAAAAGAAACATAATTTATTATTAGAAGATTATTCTCAAGACGTTATTATGTTAATGTTACATGCTTCTTCATTAGGATTACCATATTTACCAGTAAAGTTAATGGAAGGTAGTGACTTAGAATATAAATGGGGAATAAGTGCAGAAATCAGAAAGACAATTCCTAAATTGCCTGATAAAAAATTAGAAAGAATTCCAAATCCTTTCAAAGAAGGAGAAGATGTAATAGCAGTTCCAGTTCCAAGACTAGATACAGCTATAATTTCTGTTCAAAAAGCTTCTATTAACGGAACTTGTTCAATAGAAGGAGATGAATTCCATGATATAGATATAGCTATCGCTGCAAGAAAAGTTATAGTTATAGCTGAAGAAATAGTAACAGAAGAAGAAATCAGAAAAGATCCTTCTAAGAACTCTGTACCTGAATTCTGTGTTGACGCAGTAGTTCATGCACCTTATGGATGTCACCCATCACAATTATATAACTATTATGATTATGACCCAGCATTCTATAAAATGTATGATTCTGTAACTAAAACTGATGAAGATTTTGAAAAATTCATACAAGAATGGGTTATAGATGTTAAAGATCATGATGGATACTTAGCTAAATTAGGTTTACCAAGAGTAAGTAAATTAAGAGTAGTTCCAGGATTCCAATATGCTGCAAAATTAGTTAAGGATGGTGAATAA
- a CDS encoding 2-hydroxyacyl-CoA dehydratase subunit D: MAEIKELLEQFKYYAENPRKQLDKYLAEGKKAVGIFPYYAPEEIVYAGGMVPFGVWGGQGPIEKAKDYFPTFYYSLALRCLEMALDGTLDGLSASIITTLDDTLRPFSQNYKVSAGRKIPMVFLNHGQHRKEEFGKQYNARIFRNAKEELEKICDVKITDENLKNAFKVYNDNREEKRRFIKLAAKHPQSIKASDRSNVLKSSYFMLKDEHTALLRKLNQELEAIPEEQWDGVRVVTSGVITDNPGLLEVFDNYKVCVVADDVAHESRALKVDIDLSIADPMLALADQFARMDEDPILYDPDIYKRPKYVLDLVKENNADGCLLFMMNFNDTEEMEYPSLKQAFDAAKVPLIKMGYDQQMVDFGQVKTQLETFNELVQLSRF, encoded by the coding sequence ATGGCTGAAATTAAGGAATTGTTAGAACAATTTAAGTACTATGCAGAAAACCCTAGAAAGCAATTAGACAAATATCTTGCTGAAGGAAAGAAAGCAGTAGGTATATTCCCTTATTATGCACCTGAAGAAATAGTTTATGCAGGTGGAATGGTTCCATTTGGTGTATGGGGAGGACAAGGACCTATTGAAAAAGCAAAGGATTATTTCCCTACTTTCTATTACTCATTGGCTTTAAGATGTTTAGAAATGGCTTTAGATGGAACATTAGATGGTTTATCTGCTTCAATAATTACTACACTTGACGATACATTAAGACCATTTTCACAAAACTATAAAGTAAGTGCAGGAAGAAAGATACCTATGGTATTCTTAAACCATGGACAACATAGAAAAGAAGAATTTGGTAAACAATACAATGCAAGAATTTTCAGAAATGCTAAAGAAGAATTAGAAAAAATCTGTGATGTAAAAATTACTGATGAAAATTTAAAAAATGCATTCAAAGTTTATAATGACAATAGAGAAGAAAAGAGAAGATTTATAAAATTAGCTGCTAAACATCCACAAAGTATTAAAGCATCTGATAGATCTAATGTTTTAAAAAGTTCATACTTCATGTTAAAGGATGAACATACAGCTTTACTAAGAAAATTAAATCAAGAATTAGAAGCTATTCCTGAAGAACAATGGGATGGAGTAAGAGTTGTTACAAGTGGAGTTATCACTGACAACCCTGGACTTCTAGAAGTATTTGATAACTACAAAGTATGTGTAGTTGCAGATGATGTAGCTCATGAATCAAGAGCATTAAAGGTTGATATAGACTTATCTATAGCTGACCCAATGTTAGCACTTGCTGACCAATTTGCTCGTATGGATGAAGATCCTATTCTTTATGATCCAGATATATACAAAAGACCTAAATATGTATTAGATTTAGTTAAAGAAAATAATGCAGATGGTTGTCTACTATTCATGATGAACTTCAATGATACTGAAGAAATGGAATATCCATCATTAAAACAAGCGTTTGATGCTGCTAAAGTTCCATTAATTAAAATGGGATATGATCAACAAATGGTAGACTTTGGACAAGTTAAAACTCAACTTGAAACATTTAACGAATTAGTACAATTAAGCAGATTCTAG